In Ignavibacteria bacterium, a single window of DNA contains:
- a CDS encoding T9SS type A sorting domain-containing protein has product MKTQNLKLFFAVILLFVFASARAQVPFKLTAANQQTSGTSVEFDIFLQATTPEPLYLSPSDFVLNFNHANFTDPVLTYINNSSVLLNANGNPTTAYNEVIALKIVDNQLVIIVNEISFTNQTEFNTRAAKIDNTPLTHKLGRFSVSNVTNAAGTFGLQWVQPKTIIQSYESTKWAVLNCSSIGTYEVIDDAPLPVTLASFTASNVNKRDIKLSWTTSTEINNSGFEIERKLSDGNWQKVGFQNGSGTTNTPVSYNFTDSKLNTGKYNYRLKQIDNNGNFHYYDLSSAVEVGIPTKYDLSQNYPNPFNPVTKIDFDLPKDSRVNIVVYDILGREMKSIVNEFRKAGYYTVTFDASALSSGTYFYRLLTDGDNNIITKKLTLVK; this is encoded by the coding sequence ATGAAAACACAAAATTTAAAGCTATTCTTCGCTGTCATTTTGTTGTTCGTATTTGCAAGTGCAAGGGCGCAGGTACCTTTTAAATTAACGGCTGCGAATCAGCAGACATCAGGTACATCGGTTGAATTTGACATATTTCTTCAGGCGACTACACCGGAACCATTATATCTTTCGCCTTCAGATTTTGTTCTGAATTTCAATCATGCTAATTTTACTGACCCGGTTTTAACGTATATCAATAATTCAAGCGTGCTCTTAAATGCTAACGGCAATCCTACAACTGCTTATAACGAAGTCATTGCACTGAAGATTGTTGATAATCAACTTGTAATTATTGTGAACGAAATCAGTTTCACGAATCAGACTGAATTCAACACGCGGGCAGCTAAGATTGACAATACACCTCTGACGCATAAGCTGGGAAGATTTTCTGTTTCGAATGTAACGAATGCTGCGGGAACTTTTGGGTTGCAATGGGTACAACCAAAAACAATTATCCAGTCTTATGAATCGACAAAGTGGGCAGTTTTAAATTGTTCATCAATTGGAACCTATGAGGTTATTGACGATGCTCCGCTTCCTGTTACATTAGCTTCATTTACGGCTTCAAACGTAAATAAACGCGACATTAAACTTTCATGGACAACGAGCACTGAAATAAATAACTCGGGTTTTGAAATCGAGAGAAAACTATCTGATGGAAACTGGCAAAAAGTAGGATTTCAAAACGGATCGGGCACAACGAACACGCCCGTAAGCTACAACTTTACGGATTCAAAACTGAATACCGGGAAGTACAATTACCGCCTGAAACAAATCGATAATAACGGAAATTTCCATTACTATGATTTATCCTCGGCTGTTGAAGTCGGAATCCCGACAAAATACGACTTAAGCCAGAACTATCCGAATCCTTTTAATCCTGTAACAAAGATAGACTTCGATTTGCCGAAGGATTCAAGGGTTAATATTGTGGTCTATGACATTCTCGGAAGGGAAATGAAATCTATAGTGAATGAATTCAGGAAAGCCGGATACTATACCGTGACATTTGACGCATCTGCTTTATCAAGCGGAACATATTTCTACAGACTATTAACTGACGGCGACAATAATATTATTACAAAGAAACTAACACTCGTAAAATAA